The following nucleotide sequence is from Apium graveolens cultivar Ventura chromosome 4, ASM990537v1, whole genome shotgun sequence.
gtaattattatttttgtttGTCATAAATATAATGTTTTATTTTAATATGGTAACTAGATGATTTAACATATTGTTAGAGGTCTCCAAAGATTCAACAAATATGGCCAACAGGGTTATCTAAAATTTTAACTAATGATTTTGTACCATTGGACGGAAAtgctaatttttaaataatataatatctataattataataatgataTGCCACATTAATTTTTTAACTAAGGGTTAGACAATTGGAAATGCTCCTAGGTCATACTAATTTATTCTCACTTTTTTAGCTTTTCTTTACCTAATTAACAATGTTAACAAGTAACAACCTATTGAACTCAAGGAAATACATGACATGTTTGTTATCATGTGAATTATAAATAGGAAAAAAATGtcaaaaataacattttttttgGTATAAATGATTGAAAATATCAATTCTGATAGGAGATAGCTGAAAATATTGTTTGGGATAAGGTTCTACATTTGAGTATCCTATTTTGTATTAGATATATTCATTTTTTTGTATGATACAAATACTCAAACTGTAAATATGTatctttaataatttttttacatACCCAATTTTGAAAAGCATATTACACTTATCCAATTAAGAAATGCATAATCAAAACGACATTTTCAGtcatatatttagaaaatgagaaTTTTGagcaattttataaaaaaatgggTATTTTTTGCCATCACCCTATAAATGACATGTTATGAATGTTGTTTAGAATATAAAGATTATTTGCACCACTAAAAAATTCACACATTTACTTTGATATTACTAAAATCAATAAATAATGTCAGCTACATATTTCAGCAATCACCACTAATCCTTTCAGATGAAATGAAAATGAAATTTTTTTACAATTAGGTGCCTCAATTTATTGGAGATGCTTTAACCATACTAACCTAGCACAAACAACTACCACCCCATTTGAAAGGGGCCAACCATCAATCAAGCTCTAAGTGTCTCTGTGTAAGCAGGTCATTTTGCATGGAGAAATAAGATAATTTGCTGGTACAACTGTACAAGTATTAATCACATGCAGGGAGAGCAAATAATTACTTGTAGTATTTGTATTTCTATAGCAGTGCACCTTCCGTAAAAAACACCAAGATATCATAGATTTATAAAGAGAGAACCTCGAGTCTCTTAAGCTGCATCAGCCAATTCTCTCTATTCCCAGACACCAAAATGTACTCTCAAACTGTTGAGCTTGTATCAGAGTGTTATATCAAACCATTCCCTTTACCCGAAAATGCAAGACAACCTATCCATTTGGGGCCATTTGACCTTGCCATGTTCTCAACTCATTACATCCAAAAAGGTCTTCTATTTAAGAAACCTGCAGTCACAAATGATCAAGAAAACCCGATTGAGGCCCTTGTGCAGAAGCTTAAAGAATCTCTCTCTGTCACTCTTGCTCATTTTTATCCGCTTGCAGGTCGCCTTGCGACAAAAAGGGAAGAATTGCCACATTCTTATGTGGTGTTTATAGATTGTGTTAATAGTCCCGGAGCAAGATTTGTGCAGTCGAAAGCGGACTTGACAATTTCTGATATTCTTTTACCAACTTATGTGCCTTTTGTTCAATCATTTTTCGATCATGACAGGGCCATTAGTCATGATGGTCACCATATGTCATTGTTAACAGTTCAAGTGACCGAGCTAAAAGATGGTGTTTTTATTGGTTGTTCACTTAACCACTCTGTGGCTGATGGCACTTCTTATTGGCATTTTTTCAACACTTTATCAGAAGTTTTTATGAAAGATATTGGTAACGAAATTTCAGAAATCTCGAGGCCACCTATATTTGAACGCTGGTTTCCTGATGGATATTGTCCTGTCTTTAACCTTCCTTTCACTCATACTGATCAATTCATAAGCAGGCACGAGGCTCCGGAGCTGAAAGAAAAGATTTTCCATTTCTCTGCAGCAGCCTTAGCAAGAATCAAAGCAAAGGCAAACACTAAATGTCAAAACAAAAGCATCACAATATCGAGTTTACAGGCCTTATCTGCCTTAATTTGGAGATGAATGACTCGTACTCGTGGATTGCCAAAATACCAGATCACAAATTGTAAACTGGCCATGAATAACAGATCAAGATTACACCCTCCACTGTCACAAAATTACTTTGGAAACTGTATTCAGGCAGTAAAAGCCACAACCACTGCTGGAAATCTACTTGCAAATGATTTAGAGTGGGCTGCTTTGCAATTGCACAAAGCTGTAGCTGAACATGATGATAAGGCTGTGAGAAAGTTTGTTGCAGATTGGCTGCCGAGGCCCTTAGTTTACCAACCCGGTCAATTCTTTGATCCGTGTAGCGTTATGATGGGAAGCTCACCGCGGTTTGACATGTATGGAAATGAATTCGGACTTGGGAAAGCTGTGGCAGTTCTAAGTGGCTATGCTAATAAGTTTGATGGAAAAGTTACACTGTATCCGGGACATTAAGGTGGAGGAAGCATGGATCTTGAAATTTGCTTGCGTCCGAAATTCATGACAGCTTTCGAATGTGATGAAGAGTTCTTGGATGGTCTCAATCTTTCTGACTAATTGTCTTGTTACTTAGACAAGCTAGCTTGTGTTTCTTTTCCAGATTGTTATGGACCATTCATCAGTGTTGGACTGATCCAGCACTTGTAAGCCAAGAATAAAACTCTGAAAATTTTAGAATGACGACAATCTCTGTTAGCATTTTATGATTATAAATGATAAAAATAATGAAAATCTCTTATTATTTTCTTTCACGCTCACACATTATACTTTTTATCCTAGTAAAAACTAACCCGAAATAAAACTGAAAAATCGAATCGTCTAAAATGTTTCGGTTCCGGTTATAGATTCCGACTGACCGAAAATAGCTGAACCAAACTAAGTgttattaatttaatatatatttactacataatattttgatatataaatttataaaaatataaaaaacatATTTTGCACGTTTAGTAAGTAGTAACTGGTGTGCAGTGTGTTCAAACATAGCTGGACCATAATTTACTACACAGCTACCGGACAGAGACACAGACATTACTATACATCACCTACTACAAACTTCGTGATAGTACAGGTGGCTCCTAGAAGTACTAGTTACGGACTCCTTACTCTATCCAGCCCCGTTTATCTTTAGTCCGGACTAGTGGTTTCCAGTGACCCAATTCTTGAGAGGCCCAACACGTGAGGCACATGTCCAAACACGCGATAGAGATAGCAGTCATTGATCAATCATTGTCATTGGTCAATCATGAAAATAATCTGGGCACGTCAAGACACATGTAAGATATCCTCCGCTCGCATAACCAACAACTACGATTCAAATGTACCAACCTTTAAACCCTACCATTTATAGCCTAAGAAGTAGAgtttttggggttaatcactctcatacACATTCATATACACATACAGCTACATTGCATGcctatctatcttcatcttccccaaagcAAGTTCTTACCTCAAGGACGCCGCACGACTCCAACCCCTTTGGGTGTTGTTTTGCAAAACCCCACAACAGTGTTACACCACAACCGTTACAAGGATCCAGACGCGGCGTCGGAGGAGCAGCTCCGCACACCGGAGTTATCACTTCCGTCTTCCGGATCTTGGTTTTACAGTTTCGGCATTACCATCTACAAAGCTCAAAGATCAGCTTAAGTGGTACAACTGAAATCTCAATTTCTCGTACTGTTTGTTTTAAACTTTTTTTATTATGCTGTAGCATGATTTTTATTGAATGTGAAACTAAGCAATATTCTGGCAGAGCCTTGTGTAATATGAAGCATGATTTTATCAGTTTATTTGTACTCTTCaaatgtttttcttttcttttcgtTTCGACTAAGATATAAAGCACTCTACTTCATGTTCTGTCATCTGCTGGAATAATTTTTAGTCTGCTAAAATTTCATTTGTGGATATATAAATAGAGAACTTGAAACTTTTAAAGTGCATTAGCTAATTTTTGCTGTTCTCAGACGCGAAAATGTACTCTCAATCTGTTGAGCTCGTATCAGAGTGTTTTGTCAAACCATCCCCTTTTCCAGAGAGGGCAAAACAACTATGTCATCTGGGGCCATTCGACCTTACCATGCTATCAGTTCATTACATCCAGTAGGGTCTTATGTTTAAAAAACCCGAACTAGCAAATGATCAAGAAAATCCAGTTGAGGTTCTTCTGCAAAAGCTTAAAGATTCTCTTTCTGTCGCACTTGTTCATTTTTATCCACTTGCAGGTCGCCTTGTGACAAAAAAGGAAGAATCACCGCATTCTCATGTGGTGTTTATAGATTGCATTAACAGTCCCGGTGCTAAATTTGTTCACTCGAAAGTGGAGTTGAGAATTTCTGATATTGTTTTACCAACTTACGTGCCTTCAGTTGTTCATTCATTTTTCGACCATGACAGGGCTGTTGTTTATGATGGTCACACAATGTCATTGCTAACAGTTCAAGTGACTGAGTTAAGAGATGGTGTCTTCATTGGCTAAAGAGCACATGCACCTCTGTCAATTCATGTTTATATTTCAATGAACATTTTTATGTATTATGACATGTAGTACTGATTAAGCCACACAAGGGTACTCTAGACTTTTAGCAACTCTCTGCATATTTTTGTTAGTTAGTGGCAGTACATCTTTTGGCACATATAGGTGCACAATGTCAACTTTGAATTCAGTTTTTTCAGATCCAATCAAGAGACCTTTGAACTGCTTTGTTCTCCCTACTATTCTTGTGTCTGGTCCTTCATTTAGCTCTTCATTTGATAAAAGTATCATTGGCTGCTCGATGAACCACTCCGTTGCTGATGGCACCTCTTTTTGGCACTTCTTCAACATGCTGTCAGAAGTTTTTATGAAAAAAATTGGAAATTGTCCAGTTTTCAGCCTCCCTTTCACTCATACTGATCAATTCATTAGCAGGTATGAAACTCCAGAGCTAAATGAAAGAATTTTCCATGTCTCTGAGGCCGCCTTAGCAAGAATCAAAGCAAAGGCAAACTCTAAATGTGGAAACAGAAGCATCGAGATATCAAGTTTACAAGCCTTATGCGCAATAGTGTGGAGATATGTGACTCGTGTTCGTGGATTACCACAAGATCAGATCACAATATGTAAGCTAGCTGTAAATATCAGATCAAGGCTAGATCCTCCACTGTCACAGAATTACTTTAGAAACTGTATTCAATCGGTTGAAGCAACGACCACAGCTGGTAATCTGCTCAAAAATGATTTCGAGTGGCCTTCTTTGCAATTAAACAAAGCTGTGGCTCAACATGATAATAAGGCTATAAGCCACTCTGTAGAAAAATGGCTGCAGAATCCCACCATAAACCAACTCTCTCCAGTTGTTGACTCGTGCAGTGTCGGATAGGGGGCTCACCACGGTTTGACACGTATGGAAACAAATTTGGTCTGGGAAAAGCTGTGGCAGTTCCGAGTGGTTATGGTAATAAGTTTGATGGAAAAGTTACATTGTACCCTGGGCTTAAAGGTGGAGGAAGCATGAATATTGAAATTTGCTTGTCCGCGGATTCAATGACAGCTTTGGAATGTGATAAAGAGTTTTCGGATCTTCTTAATTTCTCTGGCTGATCCTGTTTACTGTCGTGGTTTGACAATTCTGTCAATCCCAAACACCATAATGCATTCTCAAACTGTTAGGCATCTATCTAACTGTTTTATCAAATCATCCTTCCTGCCAGAAAAGGCGAAACAAGCCTTTCATCTGGGACCATTCGTGCTCGACAACCTCTCAGAGCATTACATCCAGAAGGGTCTTTTATTTAAGAAACCTGCAGTTTCAGATGATCAAGAAAACCCGTCAAAGTTCTTGTACAGAGGCTGAAATACCAGCTCAGTTAGGCATTCAGACCGTCACAGATCAGCTTTCACTAATCTCAACTGTCTGATATTACAGAATCAGCCCATGCACTTTTATACTCTCGATATTATTAACTGACAGGGAATCAGTACCGAAATCGCACTATAATAAAATCATTAAATTCAACATTGAGTACTTTACAAGTACTACTTTAACATTATTGAACCTGTAAGAAAAATTAATCAGGTAAAACAAACAAGTTTATACATGTGTGAGTTCATCTTCTTTATACCTTCTGGATAGATTTGAGTTCTGCTCGAGTTCAAGCTCGAGTACTTGACCTTAAGCGCCAGAAAAAAACTCTAACAAACCAACAAATAActtaaaaaaaacttaaaaatgaGATGATCATTTACAGCCCTGAACCATCAAGGTGCTCTGTAACAGCCATTTGAAGAACCTGGGGGAAAATCTTTAGAAATGTCTccatgtattattttcaaaactaAAACCGAGAAATTCTAAACAAATTCAACAACCGGAGTTAATTTTAAAGTCTCAGTTTCATACCTAATAGAATACCTATTATTATAGAGAAACCTTATGACAACTAGCAAAAATGGGACTTGGTTACAATATGCTCAACAAACCAACTGATAATAGATACTAGTTTGAGGACAGGATCTAGTAATGAGCACCGAGAGACACATGTACCTCCTAAAATCAAATTTTACGTTTTTCCAccattaaaattttaaaatgtatGAAAGTGCTCCcgtaaaaattttaaaatctaaGCGTGTCTTCCCAAAATTTGCATGTATCCCCAAAAGGAAAATTCCTGGATCCCCTGCCTAGTTTCTGGACGATAGCCGGAGTTGGTTTTTCAGAACACCACCACAAACTTCAGTCTGGTCCATTTCCAGGAGCATGGCAGTGACCTTAGAGCCGGCCAAACGAACGGTTTGGATTGGCCCGCTCGCTATTCGGCTCGCCAGAAATTCGTACAGTTCGCCTCGAGACGTGCCGAGTCACTATTCGGATAGAACCGGTAATTAAAACGAACCGAGCACGAGCTAACAATCTGAAAACCGTAACCGGCCCGTAACCGGCCCGTAACCGGACCAGCCCGACACGCTGTAACCGCCAAAGAACTCGAAGGCGCGAACCGGCACGGCTCGGCCCGCGAGTTTGCTTAATAAAGTTTGCTTAATAAAAAATGGAAAACCATGACTGCTGTCTCTATCATATCTCTCGTCGATGATTTCATTTCTTCTTTTTCAGGCTCAGGTTTGGAGCCGTTACCATTTGGCCTGTAAACCATTTTTGGAGCTAGCTACAAATTAATTACCACTCCTGCTTATTGTTTAAATATTAATCCATCCTATCATTTTACCCAATTTTCTTACTTTTCTTTATAAATAACATTTTTTCTTAACTTTTATGTCACTCTCCCAATATATATTAATCaagggacagagggagtagtaATTTATCTGAAATTAAAAAAAACCAAAAATACGAGTAAATTGTTAAAAAGGTTAAATGTTAAAAATGTGTTAAAAATAGAAAAACTTTTTCAATAtaaaaaaagtaaaataaaaacaGAAATAAAAAAAGAAGTAAAATTGAAACAAAAATGCAAAATCTTAGTTGTATAAAGTAAAAAACAAAAcataaaaaattcaaaaaaaaaacaaaaagtcATCAAAGTGATTAACTGTTATTCGCCTAATTCGCAGGACACCTTATTCGTCAATTCGTCTATTCGTGGCCCGCCAGAATTCGCCGGACCGCCTGGGTCGTCTAATTCGCGAGCCGGTCCCGGGTTCTTATTCTGTTAAATCGGCCCGGCGGGGCACGGCACGTCCAGATTCACGGGCCGTTCACGAACTACCTAATTCCTGAACCGGACCGTCGAAAATTCGACCCGGCACGCTCGGCCCGACCGTTTGGCCGGTTCTAGATGACCTTAGCTGCCCCGGGTTCTTATTCTGTTTAATCGGCCCGGCGGGGCACGGCACGTCCAGATTCACGGGCCGTTCACGAACAACCTAATTCCTGACCCGGACCGCCGAAAATTCGACCCGGCACGCTCGGCCCGACGGTTTGGCCGGTTCTAGATGACCTTAGCTGCATGATCAACTCTAACAAATATATTCAATCATTTAAGTTCAACCAATCCATAAACAGTACTTTACAAATATATTTCAATCATTTAAGTTCAACCAATCCATAAACAGTCATATGCCgaaaaataaatatattcaaTCATTTAAGTTCAACCAATCCATAAACAGTACTTTACAAATATATTTCAATCATTTAAGTTTAACCAATCCATAAACAGTCATATGCCGAAAAATAACGTATACAATTtagtgggacggagggagtagtgcATGCACAAGAGATGGAGCAATACCTTACTAACaattttaaaaactactaaagTGTTGTGCTATATAAAGCAATGGAAACCCCTTTTCCATTTCAAGGTGGGATACAAGTTTTCACATCTATAATTCCACCTTCAAGGAGCAACTTTGAATGATCGTATCTCATTCATCCCTTAACCATTTTGAGTGTTTCAAAATGCCTCGGAACGCTCTCACGGAGGAGAACATACTCCAAGCGACACCCACTTAAGAACGACTCAAAATGACTTGACAATGTGGGGCTCAATACCCACATTTTCCAACAGCTGGTACACTACTCAAAAAAGATGTCGAGTGGGCTTCTTTGCAATGTGGCTGAACATGATAATAAGGCTATAAGCCAGTCTGTGGCAAAATGGCTGCAGAATCCCACCATTTACCAACTCTCTCGAGTTGTTGACTCTTGCAGCGCTCGGATAGGGGGCTCACCACGGTTTGACACGTATGGAAACGAATTTGGACTGGGAAAAGCTGTGGCAGTTCTGAGTGGATATGGTAATAAGTTTGATGACAGCTTTTAGACCATAAACGCTTTTCCAGACAGCAGTTTTTAGAATTTATCAAACACTTTTTATGACAGTTTGCTATTGCTAATAGAAGTTTTTAGACCAAAAACGCTTTTTCATAGAGCAGCTTTTAGAACTTAGCTGTCTTGTAGCTGTCTATGACAGTAATAGCAAACGGGGCCTAAGAGTGAATTGCCCACAGAATACAAGAGCTGCAGGGAAATCGCAGTATAAAAAAGTAAGAATAAACATATTCAAGACAAATGTCGTTACGATAAGACATTAATTTTAAAAGGACTTTAACATGAGTAAACCTGCAAGAAATTCTTGTAAGGTAAACCAAAGGAGTTCCTTGTATCTGAGGGTTCGCCAAAGCATAAGCTTCAGGATAGATTTGAGTTGTTTTGCTCGAATTCAAGCTCAAAAACAACTTGAAATGCAGTAAGAGCCCAAAAACCTCGAACAAACCAGCAAAACAGACACAAAATAAATCCCAAAATGGTATGCCACCAGAAAGCTGGACTGTAAACAGCCCTGTATGATCAAGGTGCTCTGTTAGAGCCGTTGTAATCACCTCGAGAAATATCTTTCAAATTGTCtccatattttattttcaaaactAAATCCGACAAATTCTAAACAATCCCAAAATCCGGAGTTAATTTTAAATCCTCAACTTCAAACCTAATAGAATACTTATTATGAAAAAATTCTTAGGACTACTTGCAAAAAAAGGACTTGGTTCCCAACCCTTCAAAATAAACTCACTCATAATAGATACCTAGGTTCTTGACTACATCCTGAATTGGTTTAGTCCGAAGACCACCCCAACAGAGATGGCCCTGAATTTAAGAGACTAGATTTTCATTAAGCGAAAGATTGGCCAGCTGCTCAGCTGAATTAGTTTGCGTCTGTGAGACATTCTTCAGAACGTCCATTGCCTCAGCAACTTTAGCCTTCAGTGCATCAGGTGACTCGAGCAGATGCAAAACTTCAGTTTGGTCCATTTCCAGGAGCATGCCGGTGACCTTAGCTGCATGATCATGCTCCAGCTGATCCACTAGTGGGTAGAGATTTTCTCCCAACATCTGTCACCAAAAAGGAGACATGTTAGTTTACAAATCAAGGACATATCATAAGTACAATCAAGATTATGGTGAGAGGCTCACAGTTCTCTGCTGATCAGCTGGTGCATTTGCTAGGGCAGAAGCTAATGCTGTAATTGGCATAGGCTGCTGAACTGGAATAGCATCCCGTGGAAGTGCACCTCCCATATCGTAAGGAATAGGGAGCACTCCTCCACCAACACCTGGCATGTTCACATCTGTAACATTGCGACCTGGTGGAAAACGATAAATGCGCCCCCTTGGCATCATCTGAAAAACATTTTTCAACTTTAGACATGCAATTTTAAGACGTAATCCTAGATATAAGCAAATTAACTAGCATGTACAAGTTACTTAACCTGCTGCTGCATTAAAGGAACAGGCTGCTGAGCCTGTTGTATAGGTCCTGCTCCGCGCCTCCCAGCAGGCCTCTGTCCATGAGGGACCATAGGCATGTAAAAATTTGGTATAGCACCACCTGGCCTCATTCCCGGAACCATCGGTTGCTGATAGCCAAACCCAGCCTAAAAGGTACAAATATGTGATTGAAACAATCGAGTTTTGACTAAACATTATAATCCTAATTACTAataaattgattatttaaaagaagtaatataacaactataatattttgtttaattttaaaCTGGTTGGGTTTCAACCTATCAATTTACAGTAAATTAAAAACTATGATGGACGGATTTGTAAGTGCTATATACAGAATTCAAAAGAAAATTGAGCATTCTGAACCGGAACTTTTAACATCAACATAGCTACAGGACATGTTAACAAGGAACAGAAGGTGGCATTACTCAAATAAAAGAAGTTTTAATCATGTTACTTGGAACAGGCAAAGAACAcatatttatgaaaatatatGCTATACTTCTCCGGTTAGTATTAATTTCATGTACTCATCAACATAACTGGTTCTAGGTATCGAATAAAATCAAGAGAAATATATTGCAGGGCAATGCAAACCACAACTTCCATACACCATCACATATTTACAAAAAACGGAGCATAGTGTATAGGGAACTAAAACCAACATTTCAATAAAAAAACTGAGATATAATTCATTTTTAGGAGCTTAAAACAGTGAAGCGCAGAAAGTGGTACCTGGGAAGGAAACATTGCAGGAGGGCCTTGCCCATAAAAGAGTTGCTGTCCGAAACCAGCTGCACCAGGTGGATACATTGGCATCCGAGGAGCCACAGTAGGTGGTATTGCAACCGGCCTCATTTGAGAGAATTGTGCCTACATGTTAAGTAAAATGATTAAAATCATTTCTTTACAAGTCATGCTCATGTGATGCAGGACaaaaattaaaaacataaaataaaaataaaagataaGTTTGGGAGGATTAAGCGCATAAGTTCACTATCCATACAGTAAATTAACCTTAACAAGAACCTCTATTCCCTGTGATTTTTCACCACGAAGAGATGAATATATTTGGATCAGATACAACACTAATGCATACATTAGAATCACACGACTATAACACAAAACAAAAAAGAACTGAAAAGAAACATTATAGCTTTAAGTACATACACACGGTTAACTTCAGTGATGCATATAATATATGTTATTGTTTATAGTATGTTCTTCATAATTTTAATACATTTGACAATTCAGAATACAAACTGAAAATCTCACCAAATAACTCAGTAGCTTCACAATGGGATTGACATTCAGATAAATCTAGAACAGAATTGTGTTGCAGATTTTAATCGGGGATATTTCTGACTACAGAAAATGCAAAATGGTATACGAAGAGTGAGATAACACAGGAGGCAGATAAGGGAGAGAGGAAGCTAAACCAGTTATTTCTTTCGAAAAATTCAGGGACAATGctgaacttggaattgaaacttAAATGTAGCTGTGTTATCGAGTATCAGAGTCCAATGTGATATTGATCAAGTGAAGAAGAAACAATTGACAGGAACACAGGATAGGGAGATGTTTTGATGAATGAGAAAAATATTGCGGAAATTTAAGATGTAATTTATCTAATATCCAATTTAGAGAAAGAGTATGCCTTTTACATTTGTTGGTTTATTAACACTCCCCATACTGCCCTTGCTCATGATAACAGATATTTTTAGTAATGTCGACAACAGATTAATGAACCACAACACACTAAAAAACATGACACATAGCAAAAAACTACTGTAAAATTCGTGAACTTCATAGTCGCGAGTTGATTGGTAAGCTAATTGTGATGCACAATCCACAAAATTAGATGGAACAAGAACATGTACTCACTAAGGTTCCAATTGTATGTAAAGTAAAATACTCAATTACATTCATGCTGCAAGTAAATATGTTGAAAAATATATTACCTGCAGCCTAGCTCTTCTCTCCTCTTTCCGCTGAGCAATGGCAACATAAAGTGGTTTGCTCACAGTCATCTTCCCATTCATCTCAGCAAGCTGCAGCATAAATGAAACATATTAAGATACTagtaaataataataaatatgaGCAAAAAATATTTGCTTACAGCTCGAGTAGCTTCTTCAGCAGTGGAGAATGCAACAAATCCAGATCCTCGGCTGATTCCACTCGGATCACGCATAACCTATGAAGACGAGAAAAAATACAGACACAATTTAAAGAGGACTGCAAAAATAATGGACTCTTAAGACATGACACGGCGTGCACAAAGACATTGATAAGATACTTTTAACATTCTAAGTAAACATCTGAACACACATTTACATACCTTGGAAGATGTGATGGTTCCGAATTCAGAGAATAAACCCTTCAGTTTCTCATCATCAATGGAGTCGTCTAAATTTTTGATATACAGATTCAATCCTTTAAACTTGTCCAAATTTTCCTTCGCAGTTTGCTCAAACTGACTTTTTAATTCCAACAACCTTTCAGATTTCTTCTGTGCTTTGCCAACATACAACTCCTT
It contains:
- the LOC141721753 gene encoding polyadenylate-binding protein 2-like; the encoded protein is MAQIQVQQPQVPVSGGNGVSAVVGVNGGANQVSTTSLYIGDLDHSVTDGQLYDMFSQVANVASVRVCKDITTQLSLGYGYVNYHNPQDAARAMDVLNFTPVNGKSIRVMYSNRDPSIRKSGVGNIFIKNLDRSIDNKALHETFSSFGTILSSKIATDSSGQSKGYGFVQFDSKEAAQNAIDKLDGMLINDKQVYVGHYIRKEERDAVLSKAKFNNIYVKNLSASTTEDDLKRIFGEYGTITSAVVMKDGDGKSRCFGFVNFDSADAAAEVVAAVNGKKFDDKELYVGKAQKKSERLLELKSQFEQTAKENLDKFKGLNLYIKNLDDSIDDEKLKGLFSEFGTITSSKVMRDPSGISRGSGFVAFSTAEEATRALAEMNGKMTVSKPLYVAIAQRKEERRARLQAQFSQMRPVAIPPTVAPRMPMYPPGAAGFGQQLFYGQGPPAMFPSQAGFGYQQPMVPGMRPGGAIPNFYMPMVPHGQRPAGRRGAGPIQQAQQPVPLMQQQMMPRGRIYRFPPGRNVTDVNMPGVGGGVLPIPYDMGGALPRDAIPVQQPMPITALASALANAPADQQRTMLGENLYPLVDQLEHDHAAKVTGMLLEMDQTEVLHLLESPDALKAKVAEAMDVLKNVSQTQTNSAEQLANLSLNENLVS